A section of the Petrimonas sulfuriphila genome encodes:
- a CDS encoding 4-hydroxy-3-methylbut-2-en-1-yl diphosphate synthase, which translates to MDYFNYHRRPTIDVHIGNITMGGNHPVVVQTMTNTNTLDTEGSVAQCERIIAAGADLIRLTTQGVREAENLRLIHQQLREKGYSTPLSADIHFNPRAAHVAATVAEKVRINPGNFVDKQKTFAVVEYTDEEYVQELEKIRSKVVPFLQVCKEHGTAVRIGVNHGSLSDRIMTRFGDTPEGMVESCMEYLRIALDEGFTDIVISMKASNTLLMTKAVRLLVDRMDKENIHFPLHLGVTEAGDGEDGRMKSAVGIGALLSDGLGDTVRVSLSEDPEAEVPVARKIVDYVAKREGHKPILGELYPGFSPFSTDKRETRAVRNIGGGFVPVVISDRNAIADMSINPHFIPDYIYVGDNVPGNFPKGMKSIVDFPNWEDRIDNFPMFTAGNISDIKECQAAVKFLQLSYPQLTDEVLSVLKNTEKLVVILQTSHVNGVGEQRAFFHKLLNGHCDIPVVLQRSYSEDVAEDIQVKGGIDFGTVLLDGFGNGIMISNTGKIDIAELDSYAFGILQAARVRTSKTEFISCPSCGRTLFDLRTTVALVKKHFSHLRHLKIGVMGCIVNGPGEMADADYGYVGAEHGKISLYRKKELVEKNIPQEEAVEHLIQLIKDNGDWIEP; encoded by the coding sequence ATGGATTATTTCAATTATCACCGCCGTCCAACCATCGATGTACATATTGGAAACATCACCATGGGCGGGAATCATCCGGTTGTTGTGCAAACAATGACCAATACCAACACTCTCGACACCGAAGGCAGTGTTGCTCAATGCGAAAGGATTATCGCCGCGGGAGCCGACCTGATCCGGTTAACCACGCAAGGTGTTCGTGAAGCGGAAAACTTAAGACTTATTCATCAGCAATTAAGGGAAAAAGGATACAGTACGCCGCTTTCGGCTGACATTCATTTTAATCCGCGTGCTGCGCACGTGGCAGCTACCGTTGCCGAAAAAGTACGTATCAATCCCGGGAACTTCGTCGACAAGCAAAAAACGTTTGCCGTAGTGGAATATACCGATGAGGAGTATGTACAGGAATTGGAAAAGATCCGTTCCAAGGTAGTTCCTTTCCTACAGGTTTGTAAAGAACACGGTACAGCGGTGCGGATCGGTGTCAATCACGGATCACTATCGGACCGGATCATGACCCGTTTTGGTGACACCCCAGAAGGGATGGTAGAATCCTGCATGGAGTACCTGCGTATCGCTCTGGATGAAGGTTTTACCGATATTGTTATATCGATGAAAGCGTCTAACACATTGCTAATGACCAAAGCCGTTCGTTTGTTGGTAGACAGAATGGATAAGGAAAATATCCATTTTCCGTTGCATCTGGGTGTGACCGAAGCAGGTGATGGTGAAGACGGGAGAATGAAATCGGCTGTAGGTATCGGAGCGTTGCTCTCCGACGGCTTGGGCGATACCGTCCGGGTGTCGCTGAGCGAAGATCCCGAAGCGGAAGTCCCCGTAGCCCGAAAAATAGTAGACTATGTGGCGAAGAGAGAAGGACATAAGCCCATATTGGGTGAACTCTATCCCGGATTCTCCCCCTTCTCTACGGACAAACGAGAAACGCGTGCCGTGAGAAATATCGGTGGAGGATTTGTTCCGGTGGTTATCTCCGACAGAAATGCAATAGCCGACATGTCGATCAATCCGCATTTCATTCCAGATTACATATACGTGGGTGACAACGTTCCCGGTAATTTTCCCAAAGGGATGAAGTCAATAGTAGATTTCCCAAACTGGGAAGACAGGATCGATAACTTCCCGATGTTTACTGCCGGAAATATTTCGGATATCAAGGAGTGCCAGGCGGCAGTCAAGTTTCTACAACTTTCCTATCCACAACTGACAGATGAAGTTTTATCCGTGCTGAAAAACACGGAAAAGTTGGTCGTTATACTCCAGACCAGCCACGTGAACGGAGTGGGAGAGCAGCGAGCATTTTTCCATAAATTGCTGAACGGACACTGTGATATTCCGGTAGTGCTGCAGCGCAGTTATTCGGAAGACGTGGCAGAGGATATCCAGGTTAAAGGGGGGATTGATTTTGGAACTGTTCTGCTGGATGGTTTCGGTAACGGGATCATGATATCCAACACGGGGAAAATCGATATTGCCGAACTCGACTCCTATGCCTTTGGCATTCTTCAGGCTGCCCGTGTACGCACCAGCAAAACGGAGTTTATCTCTTGTCCCAGCTGCGGACGCACGCTTTTCGACTTGCGGACGACTGTAGCGCTGGTAAAGAAACATTTCTCTCACCTGAGACACCTGAAGATCGGGGTGATGGGTTGCATTGTGAATGGTCCGGGTGAGATGGCCGATGCAGATTATGGTTACGTGGGGGCAGAACACGGTAAGATATCGCTCTATAGGAAGAAAGAACTGGTGGAGAAAAATATTCCACAGGAGGAAGCCGTAGAACACCTAATCCAGCTGATCAAGGATAACGGGGACTGGATAGAGCCGTAA
- a CDS encoding VOC family protein, which produces MKIKSRFDHYNINVFDLQRSIEFYDKALGLKEVRRKEASDGSFVLVYLGDGETGFTLELTWLRDWDRPYNMGDNEQHLCVRVAGDYDRIRAYHKEMGCVCYENESMGLYFIVDPDGYWIEIL; this is translated from the coding sequence ATGAAAATTAAAAGCAGATTTGATCATTACAATATCAATGTGTTTGATCTTCAGAGAAGTATCGAGTTTTATGATAAGGCTCTGGGTTTGAAAGAGGTGAGAAGAAAAGAAGCTTCTGATGGATCGTTTGTCCTGGTTTATCTGGGCGACGGTGAAACCGGTTTTACCCTTGAACTGACCTGGCTACGGGATTGGGACAGGCCTTACAACATGGGCGACAATGAGCAGCACCTGTGTGTACGGGTAGCGGGAGATTACGATCGGATAAGAGCCTATCACAAAGAAATGGGCTGTGTGTGTTATGAAAATGAATCCATGGGTTTGTATTTTATCGTTGATCCGGACGGATACTGGATTGAAATACTCTAA
- a CDS encoding MBL fold metallo-hydrolase, with product MTVTYIFHSCYLLEFDGFSIVFDFYKDEKRDDGRFWISDYLLEKPEDLYVFCTHSHPDHFNPEILKWGLNKTNVKYIFSKEVMDSREILVYQNIVFLDKLEEYEDNRIKVKAFGSTDTGGSFVVNVSGKRFFHAGDLNNWHWNEEVPLLESTGYENSYLCQLELLAENVDQLYLAMFPVDPRLGRDYMRGAEQLVNRISTDYFLPMHFGENYEKVNAFSRYARLQNCTYLNVYKKGQSFEL from the coding sequence ATGACAGTCACCTATATTTTTCACAGTTGTTATCTGCTTGAATTTGATGGTTTTTCAATCGTTTTCGATTTTTACAAAGACGAAAAAAGAGACGACGGACGTTTTTGGATAAGTGATTACCTGCTTGAAAAGCCGGAGGACCTATACGTTTTCTGTACCCATTCACATCCCGATCACTTCAATCCGGAAATATTGAAATGGGGGTTAAACAAGACAAACGTGAAGTATATTTTTTCAAAAGAGGTGATGGATAGCCGGGAGATATTGGTTTATCAAAACATCGTTTTTCTCGATAAACTAGAGGAGTACGAAGACAACCGGATAAAAGTAAAAGCATTCGGTTCCACAGATACCGGAGGATCGTTTGTGGTCAATGTCTCGGGGAAGCGCTTTTTTCATGCCGGAGATCTCAACAATTGGCACTGGAATGAAGAAGTTCCCCTGCTTGAGTCCACGGGTTATGAAAATAGTTATCTTTGTCAGCTGGAACTGCTGGCGGAAAATGTAGATCAGCTTTATCTGGCGATGTTTCCCGTTGATCCCCGGTTGGGAAGGGACTACATGCGTGGAGCGGAACAGTTGGTCAACAGGATATCTACTGATTATTTTCTGCCCATGCATTTTGGAGAAAATTACGAAAAAGTCAATGCATTCAGCCGGTACGCCCGATTGCAGAACTGCACCTATCTCAACGTGTATAAAAAAGGACAGTCGTTTGAATTATAA
- a CDS encoding MIP family channel protein, protein MKKYLAEMIGTMVLVLMGCGAAVFAGAGQPFDPVGTLGVAFAFGLSVVAMAYTIGSISGCHINPAITLGVLLTGRMSGKDAGLYIVFQIIGAILGSAILWFLAKESGSTTTLTGANGFAEGQMAQAFVAETIFTFIFVLVVLGVTAKNGLNKFAGLAIGLALVLVHIVCIPITGTSVNPARSIGPAIFQGGAALAQLWVFIVAPFLGAVIAAFVWKGITVENEMETT, encoded by the coding sequence ATGAAAAAGTATTTAGCAGAAATGATCGGTACGATGGTACTGGTGTTGATGGGCTGCGGAGCAGCCGTGTTTGCAGGTGCTGGCCAGCCTTTCGACCCGGTAGGGACATTGGGCGTAGCCTTTGCGTTCGGACTCTCTGTAGTGGCCATGGCTTACACTATCGGCAGTATTTCGGGATGCCACATTAACCCCGCTATCACGTTGGGCGTTTTGTTGACCGGCCGGATGAGCGGGAAAGATGCGGGATTGTACATTGTATTCCAAATTATAGGCGCCATTTTAGGCTCTGCTATTCTTTGGTTTTTGGCAAAAGAATCGGGCTCAACCACTACGCTTACGGGTGCTAACGGTTTTGCAGAAGGACAAATGGCTCAGGCTTTCGTTGCAGAAACGATATTTACCTTTATTTTTGTTCTGGTTGTGCTTGGAGTTACAGCAAAAAACGGACTGAACAAGTTTGCCGGCCTGGCGATAGGCCTTGCATTGGTGCTGGTACACATCGTTTGTATTCCCATCACGGGGACTTCCGTTAATCCAGCGCGAAGCATCGGACCGGCTATCTTCCAAGGAGGTGCTGCACTTGCTCAACTTTGGGTGTTCATCGTAGCGCCTTTTCTGGGTGCAGTTATCGCAGCCTTCGTCTGGAAAGGAATTACCGTTGAAAACGAAATGGAAACAACCTGA